TTTCTCTAGACTTTGCTGCATTGATTTCACCTTCTGCCTTTATAAGCCtgccaggacctgctgctgaaaagCATCATAATAATGTCCTAAAAACTCAATTTTGGATGCATGAGACCAAATAACTTTCTTCCAGCTGACCTTAGAGTCTCCCACATGCCTTCTGTTGAACTCTAGTCTAAAAATCCTTTGACAGTAGCCAGAACTACTGATCTACCACTAACTAGACATTGGATatacaggtgtctttatactacaGTCACTGTACTCAGATGATCTACATTGTGTGAGCACTAATTAGCTGTACATGTGTTGAATTAGGTGTTCTATAACTTATATTAAAGTGAAACTGGATTTGTTCAGAGTTTTGATAGTTGGTGTCACTTTGACACGCAAGAGTCTTGTTGTAAATcctggttaaaaaaacaaactgtacttTTTCTAGGCACTGAATATTACTGTGTTTTATCATCCGTTTTTGTTTCCCcacatttatcttttttttggttcatttttatttaaaggacTTGTAACTTTAAGAGCAATCTCAATACAGgcgttaaaaataaaatcagtgttcAGTGTAATAAGTCACAGTTTTCATCAAATGTTAAACTCTGAATGAGCTGCTCAGATGAGAAGGTTTGTGTACAAGAATTTATTTAAACAGTAGCAGTTGAAGATATTTGGTCCCCTGGTTTAAAAACAGTATTCATGTCCAGTTTTACCctgtcaaaattacaaaagaaaaatcaaaagtgTATGTTTTCAGCTTGCACGTGTAGGATTGCCGTCCTACAGCACAAAACTAACCAAACCCATTATTTAAACGCGTAACAGTGAAGTGCTGGATTTAGTTGGTTTCAGATCAGGAAGCTCcaatggaaataaaaaatacaaaaggcatgtgctcaaaaataaaatgtctgttCTGTGAATCATAACCTTTGGacttcagttttaaaaaatatttaacggggtttttattgtaaatagtgtacattttaaaaaaaacatcctgtcGTTTTTTCAGACGGCttgtaaaaattatttttgcagGAATGGCTTTAAGTGTTTCAGACTGTTTGAAGAGGCACAGATCAAGAGTTCAGTAGAGTTCACACTAAACACGGCAGCAACTTTCTTttaagaagaagatgaagaaagcGTCTAAAAAAGAAGGAATGGCAAGAAGAAGTTCAGAGGCTGTTCAGAGTCGTCCATGGCTGACGACTAGTTGGCCAAGAATTCAGTTTAAacgtcctcttcctcctcttcgtcATCGTAGTGTCGGTTCCGTTTGATCATCTCCTCCACCGTCAGcgcctcctgctcctcctctttATCATCCACCTCCTCGCTGTCCCAGAAGCCGACGTCCTGAGACGCCCGGCTGGcgtccacctcctcctctgggGAGGAGACGGCCGTCGGCTCCTGAAgtttcatctcctcctccagcagacctccatcttcctcctccatctgctCCTCCTCAGCTGCTCCTCCTGCAGCGTCATCTCCCTCTGTGGTGAGATGATCTTCTGCCGCCTCCTCgctcttcatctcctcctctcctgaGCTGGTGTGAACGTCCACACAGCTGTCCTCGGTGGGGGTTTGGCTGCTGGACGACGGCTCGCTGTGCTGCAGCTCCATGCTGGAGGCTTCAGGACTGAGCTGCTGGTCGACCACAgcaggaggtgaaggaggaggacTCTGTTTTCTGGCCTCAGCAGGAGGGCCGCTGGGCTGAGCTGCCAGGGTGAAGGCCAGGCTGCGCTCCTTCAGGGAGGAGCTCCGGCGGAGGCAGGGGGAGCCTCTGGTCTGCTCTGGAGGTGAAGATGgagattcatcctctgggggcCACTTGGCTCTGATGGGCTTCCCTGCAGAGCCTCCATCTGTGGTTGGTGTTGCTCCACTGCTGGATGTTTCCTCCGGCTCTGTCCGTGGAGGCCAGGAGATCTTCAGCCGGCGGGTCTCTGCAGGTCTGTCTGCCTTCTCTGGTGATCCTTGACCCAGAGCCTCCATGGTGGCCATCAGGACGTTGACTTTAGCCAGAGGAGAGTCCTCCACACTGGGGCTCTCCAGGTCTGAGGCTGGGCTCTGGATCTTTGGTTTGGTCGGGGGGTTGGATGAAGGCGAAGTGTCACTGCTGTCGCCTTTACCCTCCCACAGCTCTTTGTGAGGCCGGTGGCCGAAGCCCTCGTCGTAGTTCCCTTTGGCCTTGAAGAGCTGGCAGAAGTGTGGCTTGCAGTAGACGTTGTTGTGCAGGGAGGCGTAGTTCGCCAAACTGGACGAGAAGATAGATAATTAGAAAAGTGACATACAGAGATTCTTTTCTTTGACACAATCACACATTAAAAGCTCCTTCTTGTGTCTTCTCTTTagtgtttgatttcatttttgcaGAATGATGTTGAAAACTTCTGATGACCGTTTCTACCTTCAATCTTAGTTTCACATGTCTACATACAGGTGCAGCTCGAACTTAGATTAGCAATAAAAGAAATCACTCAAAAAGGTAAACTTTCATATGTGTTCAGAAATGTCTGACTTCTaactaaatgtgtttatttaaacaCTGCACTTGGTTGTGCAAATTATTGCAGCATAGCATGGAGGTGATCGTCTGCATTAAAGTTCACCTTTTTGAATGAaactatgtggaaaaaaacaacatgttttgGGATATTCTAACTTTTTGAGCTGCACGAAGGACACAGGAGGACAGAAATGTTGTGTTCAGCAGCTAAAATAAATTAACTTGTTAGAGGCAGAAGGAAAAGgcaaatgtaatttttatagtttttccCAAAGGTTAATGGAGGTTTTTCTTCTTGGCCTCTCTGCTGATTATATTTCTGACCTTTTAGTACCATTTGAGCCTGCAGCTAGTTTAGATCCTTGGGGCAGATGTCTTATTGTATTTACTGCAGAGGCTGATTAAAAGAGGAGACGTTGCCTCAAGAAATCAGGTTGGTTGAGTCAGTGATGTCCTTTAAATCTTTTCTTAAACTTTTCCAAAGAGCTTCTGATGCATTTttacctctgccaggaggttatgtaatcaccggagtttgtttgtctgtccgtctgtgtgtgtgtgtgtctgtctattaacagcataactcaaaaagtcatggacggattttcaccaaatttttacaggatgtccggaagagcaagagtaagaatcaattagattttggaggtgatccgaatcaccgtctggatccaggaattttttgaaggtcgaaggacaattgagagatggtcgccaggccatctctcaattggacagagagctcttgctcttccggacatcctgtaaaaatttggtgaaaatccgtccatgactttttgagttatgctgttaacagacagacagacaaacggcatggcggaggtatgcgctctccgagtgcttttctagtttttagctttttttcctcatttcaatTCAACATTTCAAAGGCAAAAGCTCTGttatgttttgtattgtttgcaATAAAACTGATACATAATTTTGCCTGTATTACcatcttttagtgtttttcaaaGGTTGATATCTTACTTGTGGTGCTGGATGTGCAGACTTATAATTTAAAGACGTTTCCATAACACATCACATGCATCAGCTGAAGCTAGCTAGGCAGCTGTGCACAAAGAAGCTTCTAGTCCTCACTGAGTTACTGCATCAAAACTCAGACAGGTATGCAAGGAAAGAATTGTtggaaaagagtgaaataattattattattgaccAAAAATGGTCATAACCCAGAGTTAAAGTCAGTTTACCTGGTGTGGCTTCAAGGTTAGCATTGAGGTTAAACCACATTTGAATAATGTGTTAAGCTCCCAAATTGATAATAATTGTGTCTTTTAGTACACTCTCCAACAGTTACCAATTTTGTTTGGAAGTGTGATGTTAATGTTAGGTTAATGCATTTTACCCGGTGCATGTGAAGCCTCCAGTCCCCACTTAGTTACAACATCACAACTCTTGACAGATGTGTggccaaaaatgaaattaaaaagagTAAAACAAGTCACTTTAATGACCAAGAATGGTCCCAATCCAGAGCCCTGAGTTCCAGGCAGTTTGTGGGGTGTAACTGAGGCTAAACTCAAAGGCTGTGCACAGACAAGCCTCTAGTCCCCACTCACTTACTGCTTCACATCTCAGACAGATGTGAagcaaccaaaaaacaaaacaaatactgaaatatgatgtttaaatgaccaaaatggtcCCAATCCAGAGCCCTGATTTCCAGGCAGTTTATCTGGTATGACTGAGCTTAAACTACCTTGAAAGCTTCCAAAGTTgaaacaatgtgttttttttgtttgtttgttttacattagTTCTGCAGGCATTTCTGGGATGCCTCAAATTCCTCACCTGAGTTTGGTGTTGCAGTGCGAACAGCGGAAGCAGGAGGTGTGGTAAACATGCTGGTTGGCCACCAGCCTCTCCAGAGGATAAACTGTCTTCAGACACGACACACAAGTTTCCCTCACCGGCAGACGGAAACTCTGCAAGCAACCCAACGTAAATTCATTAGAGACGCCAGTATCATCACGATTAtgtttcaaatgaaaaataaaatgacgtGGGACACTCTGAAGTcagctggaagaaggttctttggtctgtttAGActgaattatattttttttccatcagattCCGATTCAACACTACAAATACAACATCCCcgttgtgaagcatggtggtggcagcatcatgttaaCTAAATCTGAAAAAGGCATCTCGTATATGTAAGTTGAAGTACTTTGTCCAGTGTATGTGTACATTTGAAAGGCTTAGCTGCAGATGCCAGCTATCACAATAAGAGGAATGTATTTTAAtgtgtaaagaaaaacagaaagagtttAAAATGGCAACAATCTACCATCGTGCATCTCCAAAGTACATTATTTGACACTCACTCTGGGAGTCTTGGCCTGAGGAGAGTCTTTCTGAgtggaggaagcagcagcaccAGGACCAGAGCCTGTggttaattaaaaaagaaaaaaaaaaaaaagtgttagaAAATGCAGTGATGCCGTGTAAACACTAGAGGGAGCCATTCCCACATTTAATAAAAGCAGAGTTTCATTTTAATGGAAATACTCAGTAATCCAAAATAGAGGAGTGAATAGAGGTTCGAAATTAAAAGAAACACCTACTTTTTATAAATAACTATTAGTACAGAATAAATATGTATAAAGGACGGAAtctttgtattttgtttaaACTAAAGAACTTCAGCTGTTCTAATGTCAACTCCACCTGCCAGTTTCACATTACAGGATAAAGAACTctaattttaagtcatttgaaGACAGAAATACATTTACCGTTGCTCTCAGAGGTAAAAACTCTCCTGCCGTTCTGCTCGGACTCTGGACTCTGAAACAGTGAGGTCATAACATCACAAATGAACCGTGCAGCAAAACATCCATCATGAGAGTAATTTATGATCTCACAGATGAACAGAAACCACCGCTGTGTTAATATGGGGaagtgttttcagtgaaaaccTCACCATGTCCAGGTTAAACGGAGGAACATTCTCCTTCTGCTTCCCACAGAAAGTGTCCAGCTGATCGGTCTGAGAAACGCACAAGAAACAAGACAGGAGGTTGATTAAATACTAGACGTGTAATTTATACTTTAATTCTCAAACATTCGACCGTCTGAGGCCTCTCAGTGCCTCACACTCCCATGtaagtttatttttgtgcaacTGCATTTCACTATTACGCAAAAGAATCACTCCTTCTGAACACGTTGGTACCAGACAGATGTCAGCTGCAATGATTATTTATCATACTATTGGTCATTTAGCAGAATAGTTTCAATCCACCTTCAGGAAATCagatcagtaaaacaaacagaaatgccTCGATCACACTGGGATCCTTAACGTCTAATATTCATCTGACTGCATCTCAGCAAGCATCTGCTGACTTTAACCTTGTGGATTTAGTTGCAGAGTTAAACAGAAATGAAGGAAAGTTAACTGACTTGGAGATTTCTTAAATTTGCAGCAGAAAGAGGCTTTCATTGACGGTAATGTCATTAATCTAAAACTAACAGAggcataaaataaaattatttgtattttgattGTGACAGAAGTGGTGCATAAAGATAAAGAAACTTCCATTCCAATTTCAGACATCgttaaatatttgtgtttttgtctcattggtttctttcagtgtcatttattCTATGAGTTAGAAGTTCTATACGTTTAATTTCTTGCGCTGTGGTAAAAATAAAGTCCTACTCTGCCCAGACAATGTTAGGTTAAAAAAGGTGAATTATTTCAACTTAGTATGAAGCTTGCATTCAGATTTtgaaaaaagtgataaaaattGACGCAGCCAAGGCTGAGATGGTAATAATTTAGATGCAAATAGCAATACATAGTCCTACGATTCCCATCATGCAACATGATAGCACCATCTGTAGTCAGATTTGGTGTTAAGAATTTAGAGTCTTGTGGCCGGAACggcaaacataaataaaaacagaaataggaAAAACAAGATCCAGGACGTGTCGCTCCATTTTAAATGATGCAGAAAATCCCAAGAGAAAAACAATGCGCTGTGTTTTCAAGCAGTCCATTCCTCACATTACAGCTGCAGATGTTCCCAACatggcaggagcactgggagcagagcatcGCTGCACCAGAAGGCTACTTTGGAAGGGCTGGTGGacaaatttaaatcaggtttTTACGTTTTATAGGCAGTCCTGGAACTTCTTGATCGTACCTTGGTAAGGTGCAAAATGCAAATTATCTAGGGTCAAGCtgagaaaatgttttcacaggCCAGTTGTCCCTTTAATGCTGTTGTAGATCAGTGCTGCAGGAGCACTAGGAGCCAAGCATCGCTGCACAAAACTATTTATGATTCAGGTTTTTACTATTTATCGGCACAGTCCTGGAACTTCTGGATCGCACCTTGCTAaggtttaaccctttaagctgcagtcaattccagccgttttcagtacaaaaaaatcgctaatattctatttttaaataaaaaaaattacaaaaaatacggggaatattggaggcgcatcgcgaggtgcatttccttgaaaacgaccgattcggggattttataccgacttcaggacatgttttggataaaatagtttactggcttgtgtcatctggatgtaaaaggttggattatggccgttttttgtggaatctttttttttgtgtataataatgaactcggaaatgtgagtcgcactgtgtgcgttgaagccgtgtatagagaacggatggatgaatattcgtttttgtcggacaaatgtgtttttctcacccgctgtggtaatcacatctgaaagtggtttataccggcggattcatgagaatctaagctttccatcggcgtatagtgtttgtataatcgcgtttgcagccatcggacattcttgaaattcctatgcaaattagtaggtgtaccgccggcggtacactgaagtttaaggggttaaaaAGCGACTTGATCATATTGAGAAAGTGTTCTCACAGGCCGATTCCCCTTTAGCAACTTAGAAGATCAAATGTGAAGGAATTCAAGCACTGACCATGAATTGCAACATTGCCTGTAGTTTTGAAATAAAAAGGTATAAAAATGCCACTCAAGATACTCACAGAGGTgggcgggacttcctgtttgGAGATGGCCGCTTGGTAGAGGGCCATCCTGTCTCGCAGAGGAGTTGACTCTGCAAGACTTCcatctggaaaaaaacacaaaatatacagaGAAGTTGGCAAATGATAGATGTAAAGATCCATTTTAAAGCGTTTTAACTGCAACCcaacagtttttcttgtttaaagaAGAATTTTAAATGAGTCAGTAAAAGTTCTTCTGCTTGCTGCAGCTTGAAAACTCACAATTGCATCATTGGTTcagttcatgtttttgttctcgTACAGTTCATTAAATGTTGGGAAAGTTCACTGCATGACAAGACAagctggggatttttttttcttccgtGCCAGTTCACTCTGAGTGCAGAGCGGCTGGTTGGCCATGAAGGCTGCTGACGGGAACTGGAGGTCAGGAGTCGTGAGTCGGTCTCTTCCGGTGTTGTGCTGACTAAACATTTACTGAGCAGCCGCTGGCGTCACTTCTGAGTTTCCCACTTCTGGGAAGGATGTAATCCATCCAGGGGAAGGCAGGACACGAGTTTTGTTTGTGAAAAGTGTCAGAGAACGAGGCTGGAGGTGCAGATAAACCGACTGGAACAAAGACTCTGTAGATGtgatgtgtctttgtgtttggttttaCAGTGGCTATAATCCATTTTTTCATCTTATCAACTCATGTTATGTTCTTCATGTCTCATAATGTGTCAGATGTTGGTTCACTTTTAAAGAAAAGGTCTTAAAAAAGTTCAGCTATGTCAGCTAGATgccagatatttccctcaggagccgacacaacaaagcaaaaacaaaaaaaacaaaaaaaagactcagTACTGGACTTTCACTCACCAGGTGACCAGAAACTGACTCCAAATGAAAGTTAATGTAACATAAATAAGATGGTGATTTATTAATGAATCTACAGCTTGTTTCTGCTGCCCTCAAGTGGCCAATAAAATAGTATGAATTAGGTTTAAGGTACCAAATATGTGAACAGATGCACTTTATAACATGTACTTTTTACTGAAGTCGACATCGTTTCCCCTCGGAACTCCAAAACCGACAAGCGGGCTTGAAAAGAATGtcgtatttacaaaaaaaaattgccactatttatcagagccagtaactacaaaaacagaaagaacctTTGGGTTTTAAGCTTTCCTATGACCCTTGAATGTCTCAAGTGTTAGTTCCACGAGGAAAATTGGCCAAAAATAAGCCTAAAATCACTTGATTCTATCtctcttgttttaaaaaaatctccaaaaataaatcatttacacTATCCCTCAAAAAACTAGAAATTCTTCACACCTCAGTGCAATCGAGAATTTGTTAGTGGTCAACAACTGTGTGATGTAATTTTTCCAGCAGAAATTAAACAGAATATGAGCCTGAAATTGGgacattttatcaaaatcacaaaaaaaaaaacctagaaATTCTGCACTTGTCaatgaaactgaaaacacattATTGACTCAGCTGCGAGACATTTTTAGCGtgctgggttgaactgcaggcagtgtttccacagagcagagagcgACAACACGGCAACAAATTAGAGAGATTTAGAGCACAACAGAACAAACTTGATCACTAAAATAAATCCTGCATGGCTTGTAAACAGTCTACAGAAGAGCAACTTGGTGGAAGACACATTCTGCTAGGAGAAACATCACTTAAGCTTGATGTTCAGAGTAGTTTATAGAGGTA
The window above is part of the Acanthochromis polyacanthus isolate Apoly-LR-REF ecotype Palm Island chromosome 6, KAUST_Apoly_ChrSc, whole genome shotgun sequence genome. Proteins encoded here:
- the lima1a gene encoding LIM domain and actin-binding protein 1a; this encodes MASVAPFSRRQWASQSLRVTAKELSIVSARGKNNAIAERFSKYQLAAEEGNAERKKTVVDPLPSSLRSGNLSDLKKRWEQQQQPPSLRTEPQASSCSSNNLQNHIDLSAGAKPTAASQIKNISDPTTQSENQIPCETSRSAQDLSDMEAKPSRESEVQEGTGSAEVPDCEKPSVPLNSLKMMFERGENLENQATSNNGNNMEQILGDGSLAESTPLRDRMALYQAAISKQEVPPTSTDQLDTFCGKQKENVPPFNLDMSPESEQNGRRVFTSESNGSGPGAAASSTQKDSPQAKTPRSFRLPVRETCVSCLKTVYPLERLVANQHVYHTSCFRCSHCNTKLSLANYASLHNNVYCKPHFCQLFKAKGNYDEGFGHRPHKELWEGKGDSSDTSPSSNPPTKPKIQSPASDLESPSVEDSPLAKVNVLMATMEALGQGSPEKADRPAETRRLKISWPPRTEPEETSSSGATPTTDGGSAGKPIRAKWPPEDESPSSPPEQTRGSPCLRRSSSLKERSLAFTLAAQPSGPPAEARKQSPPPSPPAVVDQQLSPEASSMELQHSEPSSSSQTPTEDSCVDVHTSSGEEEMKSEEAAEDHLTTEGDDAAGGAAEEEQMEEEDGGLLEEEMKLQEPTAVSSPEEEVDASRASQDVGFWDSEEVDDKEEEQEALTVEEMIKRNRHYDDEEEEEDV